In the Alphaproteobacteria bacterium genome, CTCGGGTGATTGTGGCTCTCCATCTTGAACACCACGGCGAGCCCGTCGCCGATAGAGATCACACCCGCGTTCTCGCCGGGACCCTGAATCACGTGCGCGCCGCTGGTCGGCAGCGTCCGCAGATGGATTTTTGAAGACTTGTACGAGCAGTGCTCGTTCCACATTGCCGAGAAGATGCCAAGCTCGGTGATGGTCGGCTCGCGGCCGATGAGCTTCAGGATGCGGTCGTATTCGTCGGGCTTGAGGCCGTGCTCGGCGACAAGCTCCGGGGTGATGGTCGGTTCGTTGGGGATCACTTGCGCGTCACGCCGCTTGCGCGAAGTGGGCGACCAGTCCGGCGAACAACCCGCGTCCGTCGGTGCAGCCAACCGCGCTTTCGACGTGGTTCTCGGGGTGCGGCATCAGGCCGAGCACATTGAGCTTTTCGTTGAGCACGCCGGCGATCGAATTGACCGCGCCGTTCACGTTCGATTTCGGATCGCGCTTGCCCTCCGGATCGGTGTAGCGGAACAGCACGCGCCCTTCCGCCTCGAGCCGCCCGATCGTGCCTTCGCTGGCAAAGTAGTTCCCCTCGCCATGCGCGACCGGCACGCGGATCACCTGCCCGGCGTTGTAGCCGCGCGTGAACGGCGTGTCGGACCGCTCGATCTTCAGGTGCACGTCGCGGCAGATGAACTTGACGCTCGCGTTGCGTTGCAGGATGCCGGGCAGCAATTCGGCTTCGCACAGGATCTGAAAACCGTTGCACACGCCCATCACAAGGCCGCCCTTGCGGGCGTGGTTGCGCACCGCGGTCATGATCGGCGCATGGGCTGCGATCGCGCCGCAGCGCAGATAGTCGCCGTAGGAGAAGCCGCCGGGCAGCACCACGAGGTCGGTGCCGGCGGGAAGCTCGCTCTCGCCGTGCCACACCATCGCGGGCTCGCGCCCCGAGACGAGTTTCAGCGCATGCGCCATGTCGCGTTCGCGGTTGGAACCGGGAAAGATGACGACGGCGGATTTCATGACGATGCCGGCTCCGCTTGCGTCGCCGCTGCGGTCACCTCGACGCGGAAGTTCTCGATCACCGTGTTGGCGAGCAGTTTCTCGGCCGCCTCCTTCAAAGTCGCCTCGGCTTTCGCGGGGTCGCCGGCCTCGAGCTCGATGTCGAACACCTTGCCCTGGCGCACGCTGGCGACACCGGCGACGCCGAGCGATTTGAGCGCGCCCTCGATCGCCTTCCCCTGCGGGTCGAGCACGCCATTCTTCAGTGTGACGGTGACGCGGGCTTTCATCGCGCTGTCTTGGATCCTCAAATGCCGCGGGGGCCGATCGGCCCCCGCGTAACATGGTCCATGCGGCGCCTCAACGCCGTATCTTTAGCCCTTCACCAGCACCGGGCCGGTGCCCTGCGGGCGCTCGCCTTCGGCCATGATTCCCAGCCGCTTGGCGACGTCGGTGTAGGCCTCCAGCAGCCCGCCGAGGTCGCGGCGGAAGCGGTCCTTGTCGAGCTTGTCGTTGGTCTTGATATCCCAGAGCCGGCACGAATCGGGGGAGATTTCGTCCGCCACAACGATCCGCATCATGTCGTTTTCCCACAGCCGCCCGGTCTCCATCTTGAAATCGACCAGCCGGATGCCGACCCCGAGGAAGAGCCCGGAGAGGAAGTCGTTGACGCGAATCGCGAGCGCCATGATGTCGTCGATCTCCTGCGGCGTCGCCCAGCCGAAGGCCGTGACGTGCTCCTCCGATACCATCGGATCGCCGAGCTGATCGTTCTTGTAATAGAACTCGATGATCGAGCGCGGCAGCTGCGTCCCCTCCTCGATGCCGAGGCGCTGCGACAGGGAACCGGCCGCGACGTTGCGCACCACCACCTCAAGCGGAATGATCTCCACCTCGCGGATCAGCTGCTCGCGCATGTTGAGCCGGCGGATGAAGTGCGTCGGCACGCCGATCTCGTTGAGGTGCTGGAACACGTACTCCGAGATGCGGTTGTTGAGTACGCCCTTGCCTTCGATCACCTCATGCTTCTTGGCATTGAAGGCGGTCGCGTCGTCCTTGAAATGCTGGATCAGTGTGCCGGGCTCGGGTCCTTCGTAGAGAACCTTCGCCTTGCCTTCATAGATGCGGCGACGGCGGCTCATGGGAATGTACCGTGTTTTGAGAAAATCCATCGTGTGCCGTGACTCCGTGAAACAGTCCGCGGCGGCGCGACCGGGCGGTGCGACTCAGCGAACAAGGACCTGCCCGACCGTACGGGCAACCTAGCGGATCGCAAACCTGAGCACAATCGCCGCACCCCACGCTCATACAGCGGCCAAAGTGCCGCGTTTCCGCCATGTTGATTTGTGAATTTTGTGCCGATATGCAAGGCGGGATTTTCCTTATCCCAAGCATTGAGCGAGGGGCCTGGCATGACCACCACATTCGACAAGCGCGAGGAAGGCTTCGAGAAGAAGTTCGCGCATGATGAGGAACTGCGCTTCAAGGCGCACGCGCGGCGCAACCGCATGCTTGGCATGTGGGCAGCCGAGAAGCTCGGGCTTAGCGCCGACGCGGCGGGCGTCTACGCGAAGGACGTCGTGATGGCCGAACTTGACGGCCAGGACATCGAGAAGAAGATCCAGAACGATCTCAAGGCGAAGGGCGTCGTCGCCACCGAGCAGGAGATCCGCCGCGCCATGATCGATTTCCTGGAAAAGGCGATCGCGGACATCAAGGCGAGCGGTTGAGGCTTATAGCGGCCCTGACAACGCAGCGGCAAGCGAATCGAGCAACGCGGGCAGGTCTCGCTCCAGATCAGCCTGCCTGATCGCAACCACGCGATAGCCGCGATCCTGCAGCCAGTCCTGCTTCTCGCCTCGCAATTTCGCAGCCGCCTCGGGTTCCTCCCTTGGCACGACGTCGATCACCAGCCGCTGCTGGAACGACACGAAGTCGCTGATGTGCGGCCCGACCGGGGTCGCGCGCTTGAACAGGCCGGCGAAGCGGCGATCTTTCGTCAGCGCATCCCACAGCGCCCGCTCGGCGTCGGTCGGATTGCGGCGCAGGAATTTGGCAAGGCCGCGCACGGGCGCATCCGTGCCGCGCGATTGATCCGGATTCGACGCGAGCAGCGCGCGCAGCGCGCCGGCTTCATCGTTGTCGAGAATCCCGCCCCGCGCCGGCCCCTTGCGTCCCTCGGCGATTGACATGATGACGCCGGAGAGCGTCTGGATGTCCTGCTGTGTCGGCTGCATGCGCGAGAAGATGTTGCGCAGGTTGATCTGCATCGTTTCGCGCTTGTCGGGCGGACGGAAGAATTCGACATTTTCCAGCTCACGTTCGAGATTGGCAAAGAACGCAAGCAGCTGCTGGCGCGGTGCGGCCTGCGATTTTTGCGGCATGCCGAACGGCAGCATCGCTCCCGATGCGAGCTTGAACCACTCGTAGGCGACGATGACCACCGCCTGCGCGAGATTGAGCGATGCGAATGCCGGGTTCACCGGGAGCGTGATGATCTGGTCTGCGAGCGCGACCTCGTCGTTTTCCAGCCCGTTGCGCTCGCGACCGAACATCAGGCCAATGCTTTCCCCCGCGGCGACCTTCCCGGACGCGATGCGCGCGGCCTCGACGGCATCGCACACGGGCTTTGCCTGATCGTGCGCGCGCGCCGTCGTGGCGAACACATAGTGCAGGTCGCCGATCGCGGCTTCGACCGAGCTGAAGACCTGCGCCTCATCGAGAATGCGATGCGCGCCCGAGGCGACCACATAGGCCCGCTCGAGCGGCCAGCCCTCGCGCGGATTGACGAGCCGCAGGCGGGTCAGTCCGAAGTTCGCCATCGCGCGCGCCGCCGCGCCGATATTGTCGGCGAGCTGCGTCTCGACCAGGATCACGCACGGTCCCGGCCGCTCAACCCAATCCTTCGTTTTGTCGGTCCCTGCGCCGGGCATGGATTTTCCTCGTCCGGATGCCCTAATACCGGCACCGTGGACAGGGTCAAACGCGCCCGAGAAATCGCCGAAAAGCCGCCTTCCGCACCCCATCCTGCGGTGCTATAGGCACGCCCGCATAAAGGCCGGCGCCTGTCCATGGGCGCACGCCGGCCCTCCCATCAATGTCCAGTTTCCGGTCGGCCCAGACAAGCACGGCGACCAAAGGTGCAAGCATGCCAAATCTCGAAATCATGTGGACCAAGGTCGACGAAGCTCCGGCGCTGGCGACCTATTCGCTGCTGCCGATCGTCGAAGCCTTCGTGGGCGCGGCGGGCGTGTCGGTGAAGCTCAAGGACATCTCGCTCGCCGGCCGCATCATCGCGACATTCCCCGAGAAGCTGAAGCCCGAGCAGCGGATCAACGACGAGCTCACCGAACTGGGCGAGCTCACGTTGAAGCCCGAAGCCAACATCATGAAGCTCCCGAACATCTCGGCTTCGATCCCGCAGCTCAGGGCCGCGATCAAGGAACTGCAGGGCAAGGGCTACGCAGTTCCGGATTATCCGGACAATCCGACAACGGACGCCGAGAAGGAGATTAAATCGCGCTACGCCAAGGTGTTCGGCAGCGTCGTCAACCCGGTGCTCCGCGAGGGCAATTCCGACCGCCGCGCCGCGGGCGCGGTGAAGCAATACGCCCGCGACAATCCGCACAAGATGGGCGCGTGGAGCAAGGACTCCAAATCGCATGTGTCCTTCATGCCGGCCGGCGATTACTACGGCTCGGAAATCTCCACCACGGTCGCGAGCGCGACGAACGCCCGCATCGAGCTTGTCGGCGCCGACGGCAAGGTGACGGTGCTGAAACAGAAGACACCGATCCAGGCCGGCGAGATCATCGATGCGGCGGTGCTGAGCGCCAAGGCGTTGCGCGCATTCTTTGACCAGCAGATCGCGGAGGCAAAGAAGGAAGGCGTGCTGTTCTCACTGCACGTCAAGGCGACGATGATGAAGATCGCCGATCCCATCATTTTCGGCCACGCCGTGTCCGCCTTCTTCTCCGATGTGATCGAGAAGCACGGCGCGACGCTGAAGAAGCTTGGCGTCAATCTCAACAACGGCTTCGGCGACCTCCTCACCAAGATCGAGACGCTTCCTGAGGCCGAGAAAAAGGCGATCAAGGACGACATCGCGGCCGAGTACGCCAAGCGGCCCGGCCTCGCGATGGTCAATTCCGACAAGGGGATCACCGGCCTGCACGTGCCGAGCGACTTCATTGTCGACGCGACGATGCCGGCGATGATCCGCGAGTCCGGCCGCATGTGGGGACCCGACGGCAAGCTGCACGATACGATGGCCGCGATCCCGGATCGCTCGTACGCGCGGCTGTATCAGACTGTCATCGATGACTGTAAGGCCCACGGCGCGTTCGATCCCAAGACCATGGGCTCGGTGCCGAACGTCGGCCTGATGGCGCAGAAAGCCGAGGAATACGGCTCGCACGACAAGACCTTCGAGGTGCCCGCGAACGGAACGGTTCGCGTCGTCGCCGAGGACGGCAAGGTGCTGCTGGAGCGTCCGGTCGAGACCGGCGACATCTTCCGCATGTGCGAACTGCGCGACGCGCCGGTGCAGGACTGGGTCAGGCTCGCAGTGCGCCGCGCGCGCCTCACCAGCACCCCCGCGGTGTTCTGGCTCGACAAGAACCGCGCGCACGACGCGCAGGTGATCGCAAAGGTCGAGAAATACCTGAAGGATCACGACACCAAGGGGCTCGACATCCGCATTCTGGCGCCGGTCGAGGCGATGAAGTTCTCGCTCGAGCGCATCCGCAAGGGGCAGGACACGATCTCGGTCACCGGCAACGTGCTGCGCGACTATCTGACCGACCTGTTCCCGATCATGGAGCTCGGCACCTCGGCCAAGATGCTCTCGATCGTTCCGCTGCTCGCGGGCGGCGGCCTGTTCGAGACCGGCGCCGGCGGCTCGGCGCCCAAGCACGTGGAGCAATTCCAGCACGAGGGTTATCTGCGCTGGGATTCGCTTGGCGAGTTCCTCGCGCTCGGCGCGTCGCTCGAACATCTGGCGCAGACCTACAAGAACGCCAAGGCGCAGGTTCTCGCCGACGCGCTCGACACGGCCATCGGCCAGTTCCTCAAGTTCAACCGTAATCCGGCCCGCAAGGTCGGCGAACTCGACAATCGCGGCAGCCATTTCTACCTCGCGCTTTACTGGGCGCAGGCGCTGGCCGCGCAGACCAAGGACGCGGCGCTGCAGGCCCGCTTCAAACCGCTGGCCGAGACGCTCGCCAGGAACGAAGCCAGGATCAACGGCGAACTGATCGCCGCGCAAGGCAAGCCAGTCGACATCGGTGGTTACTATGAGCCTGATCCCGCCAAGGCGTCGGCCGCCATGCGGCCGAGCCCCACGCTGAACGCCGCGCTCGCCGCGCTCTGACGCAGAGTCCGGTGAACGCGATGTCAGATATCCCCTCGACCGGCGCTTTCGCCATCGTCCCCAGCAATGACCTGCCAGCCGCAATCCCGTTCTGGGAGCGCATGGGCTTTGCCCGTACGGACGGGGCGGACAACTACGTGATCATGACCGGCTGGGGCTGCGAAGTTCATCTGACGCAGGCGGGAGCCGGACCGTGGCGCGTGCCGGAGGACAACAACCCGTTCGGCGTCTTCATCCGCACGCCGGACGTCGCTGCTATCGCAGCGAGAGTGGATGACCTCATCATTCGCCCTGGCGGCGTGTTGCGGCATCGCGAGTGGGGTATTTATGAGGTCGGGATTTGCGGGCCTGACGGCCTTCTCATACGCGTCGGCTGGCCTTCGCGACTGATCTCCGGTGCATCCTCCGATTAGCCCACGCGCTGGCGCGCCTTTTCCCAGACCCGTAAGTCAGCCATGACTTTGATGGCCGCCGCGAGGACCAGCGCGCAAAGGACGGCCTTCGACACCGTCTCCATCGTCCCCTCGATCAGCATGGCATGAGCCACGGCTCCCACGACAATCACCACCGCGAGGGACATGTGAACGATGCGCCATGCTCGCAGTCCCAATCGCCGGCGAACTAGAGCCAAGAGCGCGACAGCAAAGATCGCCCAGATGGCAATCACACCGAAGGGGGAGAACGGCGTCGGCGATGTGAAGGTAAGGGCGTCGATCATGTCCGGCGGACTGGTGATCCAAAGTCCCGCGACGTGGACCACCACCGCCACGACCAGTGTGCCTCCAATCCAGTGATGGACACGCCGCCCGCGATAAGCCGAGAGTCCCGGCAAGTATCCTCCAGCCAGCAAAGGCTGAACGAGCAGGAGACCGAGTCCGATAATTCCTGCGAAGCCGGCCAGGATGTAGATCGGGCCGCGCCATGCGAGCTGCGGGCTTAGCCCTGCTAAAGCGATCGGCAGGCAAATAGCGGCTGCAAGGGCGGCCCAGATCAGGGTCGCCTTCGCCGATCTCATCCTTTTGTTCCCAACCCGGTCAGGCCGGCTGAAGGACGAAATGCGCCTCGAGGCTGGTCTCTTTTGCACTTCGCATCACGGGACGGAGAAAGACGGTTTTGAATTCACCGCTGTCATAGGCGAGGTGGCCATGCGGCTGGCCAAAGATCGGAATGATCTGCGGCATCTCGAGACGGAACTTCCCGTCCTTGTCGGTGAGCGTTGCGCCATGACTCTGCGGCTCGTGCTCCTGCCCTTCGGTCGTGTGCGCCCAGATCTGGATGCGCTGCCCGGCAAGCGGAGCCCCGTCGCCTGCGCGGCGTACGGTGCCACTCATCCAGAAGCCGCCTTTGCCGATCCGATCCACGGTCGCCGCACCCTTGCGGTAGTTGTTGGCCCCGCCCGGCATCGACTCGGTCGGTGCGAGACCCTGCGCGCGCGCGGGCAACAGAAGTCCGGAAGCCCCGGTTACCAGGATGGAGCCGCCAGCCGCGAGGAGGTTGCGGCGGTTGAAGACGACGATGGTCATGTCATTCCCTCCTGCGACCGGGCGAGATGCCCTGAATCTAACGCGGTTGCGATCAAATGTCAGTTGAGTGAGGCGAAGAGCGCGAGCAGGCGTAATAACAGTTCTGTGAACGCCCGACACTGAATGCTATAGACCGCGCCGCGGCTGCCGAGGCTGCGGCTTCAATGAGCACGGGTTCCGTCGATCCGACGGCCATGCCCGCTCCCAACAGGTGGCTCGCTCACATGGCGAAGATCGAGGTTGCCAACCCGTTCGTCGAGATCGACGGCGACGAGATGACCCGGGTCATCTGGCAGTTCATCAAGGACAAGCTGATCCACCCCTACCTGGATATCGACCTCCTCTACTTCGATCTCTCGGTCCAGAAGCGCGACGAGACCAACGACCAGATCACCATCGACGCCGCGAACAAGACCCGCGAGGTCGGTGTCGCGGTGAAGTGCGCCACCATCACGCCGGACGAAGGCCGGGTGAAGGAATTCGGCCTCAAGGAGATGTGGCGCTCGCCGAACGGCACGATCCGCAACATCCTCGGCGGCACGATCTTCCGCGAGCCGATCATCTGCCGGAACGTGCCGCGCCTCGTGCCAGGCTGGACGCAGCCGATCGTGATCGGCCGCCACGCATACGGCGACCAGTATCGCGCGACCGACTTCAAGTTCCCGACCGCCGGCACGATCTCGATCAAGTTCACCGGCAGCGACGGCAAGGTGATCGAGCGCGAGGTGTTCAAGGCGCCCGAGAGCGGCGTTACGCTGGCAATGTATAATCTCGATAGCTCGATCCGCGACTTCGCGCGTGCCACGTTCAACTACGCGCTCAATCGCAGCTACCCGGTCTACCTCTCCACCAAGAACACCATCCTCAAGCAGTACGACGGCCGCTTCATGGAGCTGTTTCAGGAGGTGTTCGACAAGGACTTCAAGGACAAGTTCACCGGGAAGAAGCTCACCTACGAGCATCGCCTGATCGACGACATGGTGGCGTCCGCGCTGAAGTGGTCGGGCGGTTACGTGTGGGCCTGCAAGAATTACGATGGCGACGTCCAGTCCGACACGGTCGCGCAGGGCTTCGGATCGCTCGGCCTGATGACCTCCGTGCTGATGACGCCGGACGGCAAGGTGGTGGAAGCCGAAGCCGCGCACGGCACGGTGACCCGCCACTATCGCGAGCACCAGAAGGGCAAGGAGACTTCGACCAACTCGATGGCCTCGATCTTTGCCTGGACCCGCGGCCTCGCGCACCGCGCCAAGCTCGACGACAACGCCGACCTCGCTACGTTTTCGGCCACGCTCGAGAAGGTCTGCGTCGACACGGTTGAGTCCGGCGACATGACCAAAGACCTCGCGCTCCTGGTCGGCCCCGAGCAGAAGTGGCTCTCGACCACGGCGTTCCTCGACAAGATCTCGGCGAATCTCGCGAAAGCGATGGCCTAGATCACTTCACGATCACGACCAAATGAACGGCGCAAACTCCTGCCGCGCCAATTTCGTTTGAACGGCAGTCGTCCTCAGCCGAACTAACGGACTTCCAGAGGTCATCTTTCAGGAGGAACGACTTATGCGCACCACCCTACCCTACCTGCCGCTGCTCGCGATTGCTGCTGCGTCTCCGGTGCAAGCCCAAGTCCCCGACGCCATCGCCGCCAAAGGCGAGACCGTCATCGCGACCTGGCACGCGCAAGGCGCGCAGGTGTACGAGTGCAAGGCGGGCGCGGACGGCAAGCTCGCCTGGGCCTTCCGCGAGCCGATCGCGACGCTGCTCCTCGATGGCAAAACCGTCGGCCGCCACTACGCGGGACCAACCTGGGAGCACATGGACGGCAGCGCCGTCGTCGCCAAGGCAGCCGGCAATGCGCCGGGCGCGACGCCGAAGGATATTCCCTGGCTCAAGCTCGAAGTGACGGCGAGCCGCGGCAGCGGCGTGCTCTCGGGGGTGACGACCGTGCAGCGCATCAACACGGTGGGCGGCCGCCATGACGGCGCCTGCGAGAAGGCGGGCGCGTTCTACAGTGCGCCCTACGCGGCGGACTACGTCTTCCTGAAGAAGTAGCGCCGCGCTACAGCGCCAGCTCCATGTCGTACGAGGTCGGGGTGGTGAACCCCGGATGGCAGCTCTCGCGCACGACCGCAAAGCCGTGACGGCGGAATAGCGCGATGTTGCTCGTTAGCACGATGCGGCAACCGAGTGTCATGCGCTTCGCGCCGATACGGCGCGCCTCATCCTTCGCGGCGTCCATGAGCGCGTTCGCGATACCCCGCCGCCGGAATTGCGGCGCGACCGCGAGACGGCCGACGTAGAGCGCGTCGCCGTCCTGCGTGCATAACATGCTGGCGATCAGTTCGCGGTCCGCCTCGACGATGAAGCAGGTTTCGTCGCGCAACCGCGCCGCAAAATCGGCCTCGGTCTCCTTCAGCACGCCGGACGGCGGATCGATGTCGAGCGCGCCGAAGATCGCTTGCGTGAAGGCGTAAATCTCGCGGGCGCGCGACACATCAATGCAGCGCTGAACCTCGAACACGCGGTGATCAGGCGCCAAGCGCGGAAGCGATAGCCGCCAACGCTGCTTCCGCCTTTGCGCCGTCCGGGCCGCCGGCCTGTGCCATATCAGGGCGACCGCCACCTTTTCCACCGAGCACCTCGCCGCCCTTGCGCGCGAGGTCGACGGCGCTGAACCGCGATATCAGGTCGTTGGTGACGCCGACGACAAGACTGGCCTTGCCGTCTTCCGTGACGCCCACGAGAGCGACAACGCCGGAGCCGAGCTGCTTCTTGCCCTCGTCGGCGAGGCTTTTGAGATCCTTGATGTCGATGCCTTCGACCGCGCGCGCCATCAGCTTCACGTCGCCAACCATGCGCACGCCATCCGCGCCGTTGGCCTTGGCGCCGCCGCCCATCGCGAGCTTCTTCTTGGCATCGGAGAGTTCGCGTTCGAGCTTGCGACGCTCGTCGAGCAGCGCGGCGAGTCTCGCCGGCATCTCGTCGAGCGGCGCCTTCATTTCGGCCGCGACCTCTTTGGCGAGTTTGGCAGAGTGATTGGCCGCATTGCGCGCCGCCCTGCCGGTGACCGCCTCGATGCGCCGTACGCCTGCCGCGACGCCCGACTCGGCAAGCCCAAAGATCAGCCCGATATCGCCGGTGCGCCGCACATGCGTGCCGCCGCACAGCTCGACCGACCAGCCGAGCGTATTGCCACCTGCGGTCTCGCCCATCGCGACCACGCGCACCTCGTCGCCGTATTTTTCGCCGAACAGCGCACGCGCGCCGGAGGCACGCGCATCCTCGATCGCCATCAGCCGCGTGGTCACGGCTGAGTTCTGCAGCACGAACTCGTTGGCGATGTCCTCGACCTTCTCGATCTCTTCCGGACTCATCGGCTTGGGATGCGAGAAATCGAAGCGCAGCCGCTCCGGCGCGACCAGCGAGCCCTTCTGCGCCACATGATCGCCGAGCACCTCGCGTAGCGCCTCGTGCAGGAGATGCGTCGCCGAATGATTGCGCCGGATGTCGCTACGACGCGCGTGATCGACGTCGAGCGCCAGTGCGCTGCCCACCTTCAGGGTGCCCTGCTCCACCGTGACGGTGTGCACGAACACATCGCCCGCCTTCTTCTGCGTGTCGGTGACGCGCGCGCGGACGCCGTCCGCCGTCATGACGCCCGTGTCGCCGACCTGGCCGCCGGACTCGCCGTAGAACGGCGTCTGGTTCAGCAGCACCTGTCCGCTTTCGCCGGCCGCGAGTTCGCCGACTTCCTTGCCGTCGCGGATCAGCGCCGTGACGACGCCCTCGGCGCTTTCCGTGTCGTAGCCGAGAAATTCGGTCGCGCCGAGTTTTTCGCGCAATGGAAACCAGATCGCTTCGGTCGCGGCTTCGCCCGAGCCTGCCCACGAGGCGCGCGCCTTTTTCTTCTGCTCTTCCAGCGCATCCGTGAAGGCGGAGACATCGACGCCGATCCCGCGCGATTTAAGCGCGTCCTGGGTGAGGTCCAATGGAAAGCCGTAGGTGTCGTAGAGCGTGAACGCCGTGACGCCGTCGAACATGTCGCCTTTCTTCAGCGACTTCGACGCCTCGTCGAGCAGCGACATGCCGCGCTCAAGGGTCCGGCGGAATCGCGTTTCTTCGAGCTTCAACGTTTCGGCGATCAGCGCCTCGGCGCGAACGAGATCCGGAAAGGCCTGTCCCATCTCGCGCACGAGCGTGGGCACGAGCTTCCACATCAGCGGGTCTTTGGCGCCCAGCAGCTGCGCGTGGCGCATCGCCCGGCGCATGATCCGGCGCACGACGTAGCCGCGGCCCTCGTTCGAGGGCAGAACGCCATCGGCGACCAGAAACGACGCGGAGCGCAGATGGTCCGCGATGACCCGGAACGATGCGACGCTCTGCTCGTTCGGCCCGCGGCCGAGCGCCGACGCGGTGGCATCGATCAGGTGACGGAAAAGATCGGTCTCGAAGACGCTGTCGACGCCCTGCAGAATCGCCGCCATGCGCTCGAGCCCCATGCCGGTGTCGATCGAGGGGCGCGGGAGGGCCACGCGCTCCTCCTTCGTCACCTGCTCGAACTGCATGAAGACCAGGTTCCAGAACTCGAGGAAGCGATCTCCGTCCTCCTCCGGGCTGCCCGGCGGCCCGCCCCAGATGTGCTCGCCGCGATCGATGAAGATCTCCGAGCACGGGCCGCACGGGCCGGTATCGCCCATCGCCCAGAAATTATCCGAGGTCGCGATGCGGATAATGCGGTCGTCCGAAAGGCCGGCTATCTTCTTCCAGTAGGCCGCCGCATCGTCGTCATTGTGATAGATGGTGACGAGCAGCTTGTCCTTCTTCAGCCCGAATTCCCTGGTGATCAGATTCCAGGCGAGCTCGATCGCGCGCTCCTTGAAATAGTCGCCGAACGAGAAGTTGCCGAGCATCTCGAAGAAGGTGAGATGGCGCGCCGTGTAGCCGACATTGTCGAGATCGTTGTGCTTGCCGCCGGCGCGCACGCATTTCTGCGAGGTCGCGGCGCGCACATAGGGGCGCTTTTCGAGGCCCGTGAAGACGTTCTTGAACTGCACCATCCCGGCATTGGTGAACATCAAGGTCGGGTCATTGCGCGGGACGAGCGGCGAGGAGGCCACCGCTTCGTGGCCGTTCTTCACGAAATAGTCGAGGAAAGTCGACCGGATGTCGTTGACGCCGCTCATGAAAGTGCCGCCGCTCGCCGGAATGCCTGGGTTTCGGCGCGCGGGCGCCCGTCAGGCCTGATGTTTCAAGGGCTTATTTAGCGGCGGGGGGTCGGGGAGTCTAGGAAGGTGACGCGAAGCGTCATCCCGGCCAAGCGACGCACCGAAAGCGCGTTCACGCGCGTCCGGGACGCGCTATGGCGTCGCGCGAGCCGGGAGCCATCGGGCCACATGCGCAAGAGGCAGAGATGGGTCCCGGCTCTCCCGGACTTCGTCCGGGTCGGCCGGGATGACAGCCTTGGAATCACCCCTCCGCGGCGTCGTCGTCATCCTCGGCCTCGCCCGCCATGATCTTCTCGGCGATCAGGCCG is a window encoding:
- a CDS encoding Twin-arginine translocation pathway signal, giving the protein MTIVVFNRRNLLAAGGSILVTGASGLLLPARAQGLAPTESMPGGANNYRKGAATVDRIGKGGFWMSGTVRRAGDGAPLAGQRIQIWAHTTEGQEHEPQSHGATLTDKDGKFRLEMPQIIPIFGQPHGHLAYDSGEFKTVFLRPVMRSAKETSLEAHFVLQPA
- a CDS encoding NADP-dependent isocitrate dehydrogenase — protein: MAKIEVANPFVEIDGDEMTRVIWQFIKDKLIHPYLDIDLLYFDLSVQKRDETNDQITIDAANKTREVGVAVKCATITPDEGRVKEFGLKEMWRSPNGTIRNILGGTIFREPIICRNVPRLVPGWTQPIVIGRHAYGDQYRATDFKFPTAGTISIKFTGSDGKVIEREVFKAPESGVTLAMYNLDSSIRDFARATFNYALNRSYPVYLSTKNTILKQYDGRFMELFQEVFDKDFKDKFTGKKLTYEHRLIDDMVASALKWSGGYVWACKNYDGDVQSDTVAQGFGSLGLMTSVLMTPDGKVVEAEAAHGTVTRHYREHQKGKETSTNSMASIFAWTRGLAHRAKLDDNADLATFSATLEKVCVDTVESGDMTKDLALLVGPEQKWLSTTAFLDKISANLAKAMA
- a CDS encoding DUF3455 domain-containing protein, translating into MRTTLPYLPLLAIAAASPVQAQVPDAIAAKGETVIATWHAQGAQVYECKAGADGKLAWAFREPIATLLLDGKTVGRHYAGPTWEHMDGSAVVAKAAGNAPGATPKDIPWLKLEVTASRGSGVLSGVTTVQRINTVGGRHDGACEKAGAFYSAPYAADYVFLKK
- a CDS encoding GNAT family N-acetyltransferase yields the protein MFEVQRCIDVSRAREIYAFTQAIFGALDIDPPSGVLKETEADFAARLRDETCFIVEADRELIASMLCTQDGDALYVGRLAVAPQFRRRGIANALMDAAKDEARRIGAKRMTLGCRIVLTSNIALFRRHGFAVVRESCHPGFTTPTSYDMELAL
- the alaS gene encoding alanine--tRNA ligase; translation: MSGVNDIRSTFLDYFVKNGHEAVASSPLVPRNDPTLMFTNAGMVQFKNVFTGLEKRPYVRAATSQKCVRAGGKHNDLDNVGYTARHLTFFEMLGNFSFGDYFKERAIELAWNLITREFGLKKDKLLVTIYHNDDDAAAYWKKIAGLSDDRIIRIATSDNFWAMGDTGPCGPCSEIFIDRGEHIWGGPPGSPEEDGDRFLEFWNLVFMQFEQVTKEERVALPRPSIDTGMGLERMAAILQGVDSVFETDLFRHLIDATASALGRGPNEQSVASFRVIADHLRSASFLVADGVLPSNEGRGYVVRRIMRRAMRHAQLLGAKDPLMWKLVPTLVREMGQAFPDLVRAEALIAETLKLEETRFRRTLERGMSLLDEASKSLKKGDMFDGVTAFTLYDTYGFPLDLTQDALKSRGIGVDVSAFTDALEEQKKKARASWAGSGEAATEAIWFPLREKLGATEFLGYDTESAEGVVTALIRDGKEVGELAAGESGQVLLNQTPFYGESGGQVGDTGVMTADGVRARVTDTQKKAGDVFVHTVTVEQGTLKVGSALALDVDHARRSDIRRNHSATHLLHEALREVLGDHVAQKGSLVAPERLRFDFSHPKPMSPEEIEKVEDIANEFVLQNSAVTTRLMAIEDARASGARALFGEKYGDEVRVVAMGETAGGNTLGWSVELCGGTHVRRTGDIGLIFGLAESGVAAGVRRIEAVTGRAARNAANHSAKLAKEVAAEMKAPLDEMPARLAALLDERRKLERELSDAKKKLAMGGGAKANGADGVRMVGDVKLMARAVEGIDIKDLKSLADEGKKQLGSGVVALVGVTEDGKASLVVGVTNDLISRFSAVDLARKGGEVLGGKGGGRPDMAQAGGPDGAKAEAALAAIASALGA